A genome region from Chryseobacterium sp. G0186 includes the following:
- a CDS encoding YkgJ family cysteine cluster protein, producing the protein MNLDFYKKQALQKQKEHKKFLDGLKKKPPKNLDYVVQETHDEVFEEVDCLQCANCCKTTGPLYTEKDIERIAKHLRMKSADFEAKFLRVDEDNDKVLQNLPCFFLNNDNTCSIYEVRPKACREYPHTDRKKIYQINNLMLKNTIICPAAFEFVEKMMKNVGK; encoded by the coding sequence ATGAATTTAGATTTTTATAAAAAGCAGGCTTTACAAAAGCAAAAAGAGCATAAAAAATTTTTGGACGGACTAAAGAAGAAGCCGCCCAAGAATCTTGATTATGTGGTGCAGGAAACCCATGATGAAGTTTTTGAAGAAGTAGACTGCTTACAATGTGCCAATTGCTGTAAAACAACAGGGCCTTTATATACTGAAAAGGACATTGAGCGTATCGCTAAACATCTGCGTATGAAATCTGCTGATTTTGAGGCCAAGTTTTTAAGAGTAGATGAAGACAACGACAAGGTTCTTCAAAATCTTCCCTGCTTTTTCCTGAATAATGATAACACATGCTCCATTTATGAGGTGAGACCAAAGGCTTGCAGAGAATATCCGCATACTGACCGTAAAAAGATTTATCAGATCAATAATTTAATGTTAAAAAATACCATTATCTGCCCTGCTGCATTTGAGTTTGTTGAAAAAATGATGAAGAATGTAGGCAAATAA
- a CDS encoding iron chaperone gives MENTFKTIDEYILMFPMDVQGKLLELRKAIHTPISDLEEYIGYQMPAFKYWGKPLVYFAGYKKHIGFYPGAEGIKSFEKDFKERNYKFSKGAVQFPINEKLPIDLIIRIVTFRALAIEQKKS, from the coding sequence ATGGAAAACACCTTTAAAACTATTGATGAATATATCCTTATGTTCCCTATGGATGTTCAGGGAAAGCTTCTTGAACTAAGAAAGGCTATTCACACCCCAATCTCTGATCTGGAAGAATATATTGGATATCAGATGCCTGCCTTCAAGTATTGGGGAAAGCCTCTGGTATATTTTGCAGGATATAAAAAGCATATTGGATTCTATCCCGGTGCTGAGGGAATTAAGAGTTTTGAAAAGGATTTTAAGGAAAGAAATTACAAGTTTTCTAAAGGAGCCGTTCAATTCCCTATCAATGAAAAACTTCCTATTGATTTAATCATCAGAATTGTTACGTTCAGAGCTCTGGCAATAGAGCAAAAAAAATCCTGA